In Canis lupus dingo isolate Sandy chromosome 1, ASM325472v2, whole genome shotgun sequence, a single genomic region encodes these proteins:
- the MBOAT7 gene encoding lysophospholipid acyltransferase 7 isoform X3, with product MGGSSRGPGAHLVHLRPPHFAFSDHHPWDLGPHPGPALLVSLASEVQDLHLAQRKEMASGFSKGPSLGLLPDVPSLMETLSYSYCYVGIMTGPFFRYRTYLDWLEQPFPGAVPSLRPLLRRAWPAPLFGLLFLLSSHLFPLEAVREDAFYARPLPARLFYMIPVFFAFRMRFYVAWIAAECGCIAAGFGAYPVAAKARAGGGPTLQCPPPSSPEKAASLEYDYETIRNIDCYGTDFCVRVRDGMRYWNMTVQWWLAQYIYKSAPARSYVLRSAWTMLLSAYWHGLHPGYYLSFLTIPLCLSAEGCLESALRGRLSPGGQKAWDWVHWFLKMRAYDYMCMGFVLLSLGDTLRYWASVYFCVHIVAVAALLLGLALGGGSPGRRKTSPQAASLAPEKLREE from the exons ATGGGGGGCAGCAGCCGTGGGCCTGGGGCTCACCTTGTTCACCTGCGGCCCCCACACTTTGCATTCTCTGATCACCATCCTTGGGACCTGGGCCCTCATCCAGGCCCAGCCCTG CTGGTGAGCCTGGCCAGTGAAGTACAGGACCTGCACTTGGCCCAGAGGAAGGAAATGGCCTCAGGTTTCAGCAaggggcccagcctggggctcctgCCTGACGTCCCCTCCCTGATGGAGACACTCAGCTACAGCTACTGCTACGTAGGAATCATGACAG GCCCGTTCTTCCGCTACCGCACCTACCTGGATTGGCTGGAGCAGCCCTTCCCGGGAGCCGTGCCCAGCCTGCGGCCCCTCCTGCGCCGAGCCTGGCCGGCCCCCCTCTTCGGGCTGCTATTCCTGCTGTCCTCACACCTCTTCCCGCTGGAGGCCGTGCGCGAGGACGCCTTCTACGCCCGCCCGCTGCCCGCCCGCCTCTTCTACATGATTCCCGTCTTCTTCGCCTTCCGCATGCGCTTCTACGTGGCCTGGATTGCCGCTGAGTGCGGCTGCATTGCTGCCGGCTTCGGGGCCTACCCTGTGGCCGCCAaggcccgggccgggggcggccCCACCCTCCAATGCCCACCCCCCAGCAG tccggAGAAGGCGGCTTCCCTGGAGTACGACTATGAGACCATCCGCAACATCGACTGCTATGGCACTGACTTCTGCGTGCGGGTGCGGGATGGCATGCGGTACTGGAACATGACGGTGCAGTGGTGGCTGGCACAGTATATCTACAAGAGCGCACCTGCCCGCTCCTATGTTCTCAG GAGCGCCTGGACCATGTTGCTGAGCGCCTACTGGCACGGCCTGCACCCTGGCTACTACCTAAGCTTCCTGACCATCCCGCTGTGCCTGTCGGCTGAGGGCTGCCTGGAGTCAGCCCTGCGGGGGCGGCTCAGCCCCGGGGGCCAGAAGGCCTGGGACTGGGTGCACTGGTTCCTGAAGATGCGCGCCTACGATTACATGTGCATGGGCTTTGTGCTGCTGTCCCTGGGAGACACCCTCCGGTACTGGGCCTCTGTCTACTTCTGTGTCCACATCGTGGCTGTGGCCgccctgctgctggggctggccctgggtgggggcagccccggcCGCAGGAAGACGTCACCCCAGGCCGCCAGCCTCGCCCCAGAAAAACTCCGGGAGGAGTAG
- the MBOAT7 gene encoding lysophospholipid acyltransferase 7 isoform X2: MSPEEWTYLVVLLISIPIGFLFKKAGPGLKRWGAAAVGLGLTLFTCGPHTLHSLITILGTWALIQAQPCSCHALALAWTFSYLLFFRALGLLGLPTPTPFTNAVQLLLTLKLVSLASEVQDLHLAQRKEMASGFSKGPSLGLLPDVPSLMETLSYSYCYVGIMTGPFFRYRTYLDWLEQPFPGAVPSLRPLLRRAWPAPLFGLLFLLSSHLFPLEAVREDAFYARPLPARLFYMIPVFFAFRMRFYVAWIAAECGCIAAGFGAYPVAAKARAGGGPTLQCPPPSSPEKAASLEYDYETIRNIDCYGTDFCVRVRDGMRYWNMTVQWWLAQYIYKSAPARSYVLR, encoded by the exons aTGTCGCCTGAAGAATGGACTTATCTAGTGGTGCTTCTCATCTCCATCCCCATCGGCTTCCTCTTTAAGAAAGCTG gacctgggctgaagagATGGGGGGCAGCAGCCGTGGGCCTGGGGCTCACCTTGTTCACCTGCGGCCCCCACACTTTGCATTCTCTGATCACCATCCTTGGGACCTGGGCCCTCATCCAGGCCCAGCCCTG CTCCTGCCACGCCCTCGCCCTGGCCTGGACCTTCTCGTACCTGCTGTTCTTCCGTGCGCTCGGCCTGctgggcctccccacccccacacccttcACCAATGCGGTTCAGCTGCTGCTCACACTCAAG CTGGTGAGCCTGGCCAGTGAAGTACAGGACCTGCACTTGGCCCAGAGGAAGGAAATGGCCTCAGGTTTCAGCAaggggcccagcctggggctcctgCCTGACGTCCCCTCCCTGATGGAGACACTCAGCTACAGCTACTGCTACGTAGGAATCATGACAG GCCCGTTCTTCCGCTACCGCACCTACCTGGATTGGCTGGAGCAGCCCTTCCCGGGAGCCGTGCCCAGCCTGCGGCCCCTCCTGCGCCGAGCCTGGCCGGCCCCCCTCTTCGGGCTGCTATTCCTGCTGTCCTCACACCTCTTCCCGCTGGAGGCCGTGCGCGAGGACGCCTTCTACGCCCGCCCGCTGCCCGCCCGCCTCTTCTACATGATTCCCGTCTTCTTCGCCTTCCGCATGCGCTTCTACGTGGCCTGGATTGCCGCTGAGTGCGGCTGCATTGCTGCCGGCTTCGGGGCCTACCCTGTGGCCGCCAaggcccgggccgggggcggccCCACCCTCCAATGCCCACCCCCCAGCAG tccggAGAAGGCGGCTTCCCTGGAGTACGACTATGAGACCATCCGCAACATCGACTGCTATGGCACTGACTTCTGCGTGCGGGTGCGGGATGGCATGCGGTACTGGAACATGACGGTGCAGTGGTGGCTGGCACAGTATATCTACAAGAGCGCACCTGCCCGCTCCTATGTTCTCAGGTGA
- the TMC4 gene encoding transmembrane channel-like protein 4 isoform X2 — MSLPYLRLTAPSWPLETETVSPAAMEERPTWEPEAWGSPGGWLAPREARAGPSLSSVLNELPSAATLRYRGPGVLPWGASEEEEEDGERRLQTMAEAAQQELEEPVPSRELPWPMQARRTHRKSHTRDQVAQGSGSRASNCALKFRRMKEKTKEGLHTLQPWAWTLKRIGGQFGAGTESYFSLLRFLLLLNVLASVIKACMTLLPTWLEGTLPGPPGSDTSSPCGFYNPSPQGLVTFPTHLLNLLSGEGFLEWSPLFYGFYPPRAHLAVTYLCSVFVIGLLYLLLILHRSVSGLKQTLLAESGALTSYSHRVFTAWDFGLCGDVHVRLRQRNILYELQVELEEAVVRRQAAARTLGQQARVWSVRILLNLLVIALLGAAFYGIYWATGATVELQETPSVQQMPLLKLLVDYLPSIFISGVNFLLPPVFKLIALLEGYTRSHQIAFILLRTVFLRLASLLVLLFSLWNQITCGGKAEAEECKTCGYNYKELPCWETRLGQEMYKLLLFDLLTGVAVMLLIQFPRKIPPSKLCGPFQGQSSIWAQIPESISNLPQTVQNFLFFLGTQAFAVPLLLISSILMAYTLALANSYGRLVSELKRQIETEAQNKVFLAQRAVALSSATGALRPP, encoded by the exons ATGTCCCTTCCTTACCTGCGGCTGACCGCGCCCAGCTGGCCGCTGGAGACGGAAACAGTTTCACCTGCGGCCATGGAAGAGCGCCCGACATGGGAACCGGAGGCCTGGGGCTCCCCTGGAGGGTGGCTGGCACCCCGGGAGGCCAGAGCAG GCCCATCGCTCTCCTCTGTGCTGAATGAGCTCCCCAGTGCTGCAACCCTTCGGTACCGGGGCCCTGGGGTTCTTCCGTGGGGGGCAtcggaggaggaggaagaagatggagagaggagaCTCCAGACCATGGCAGAAGCCGCccagcaggagctggaggagccCGTCCCCTCCCGGGAGCTGCCATGGCCCATGCAGGCCCGCCGGACACACAG GAAGAGCCATACCAGGGACCAAGTGGCTCAGGGATCGGGTTCCAGAGCCTCAAATTGCGCCCTGAAGTTCCGGAGGATGAAGGAGAAGACGAAGGAAGGCCTGCACACCTTGCAACCCTGGGCGTGGACACTGAAGAGAATTGGGG GCCAGTTTGGTGCCGGCACCGAGTCCTACTTCTCCTTGCTGCGTTTCCTGCTGCTTCTCAACGTGCTGGCGTCTGTAATTAAGGCCTGTATGACACTGCTGCCCACCTGGCTGGAAGGGACCCTCCCGGGTCCCCCTGGCTCTGACACCTCCTCGCCCTGTGGCTTCTACAACCCCAGCCCCCAAGGCCTAGTCACCTTCCCCACCCATCTCCTCAACTTGCTGTCAGGAGAG GGTTTTCTAGAATGGTCTCCCCTCTTCTATGGGTTCTACCCACCCCGCGCACACCTGGCAGTCACCTATCTGTGCTCTGTCTTTGTCATTGGCCTCCTGTATCTGCTGCTCATCCTCCATCG CTCCGTGTCAGGACTGAAACAGACGCTGTTGGCTGAGTCGGGGGCCCTGACCAGCTACAGCCATCGGGTGTTCACCGCCTGGGACTTCGGCCTCTGTGGGGATGTCCACGTGCGGCTGCGCCAGCGCAACATCCTGTATGAGCTGCAG GTGGAGCTGGAGGAAGCTGTGGTGCGGCGCCAGGCTGCAGCGCGGACCCTGGGCCAGCAAGCCAGGGTGTGGTCGGTGCGGATCCTGCTCAATCTGCTGGTGATTGCACTCCTGGGAGCGGCCTTCTACGGAATCTACTGGGCTACAGGGGCCACCGTGGAGCTTCAG GAGACGCCCTCTGTCCAGCAGATGCCACTGCTAAAGCTCCTGGTGGATTACCTTCCATCCATCTTCATCTCTGGGGTTAACTTCTTGCTGCCACCTGTGTTCAAGCTCATCGCCCTGCTGGAGGGCTACACCAGGAGCCACCAGATTGCTTTTATCCTGCTCAG GACCGTGTTTCTCCGCCTGGCATCCCTGCTAgtcctgctcttctccctctggaATCAGATCACTTGTGGGGGCAAGGCTGAGGCTGAAGAGTGTAAGACCTGTGGCTACAATTACAAGGAACTACCG TGCTGGGAGACCCGGCTGGGGCAGGAGATGTACAAACTCCTGCTCTTTGATCTGCTGACTGGCGTGGCTGTCATGCTGCTCATCCAGTTTCCTCGGAA GATCCCACCTTCTAAGCTGTGTGGTCCATTCCAAGGGCAGTCGTCTATCTGGGCCCAGATCCCTGAGTCTATTTCCAACCTCCCTCAGACCGTCcagaactttctctttttcctgggGACCCAGGCTTTTGCTGTGCCTCTTCTCTTAATCTCCAG CATCCTGATGGCATATACCCTGGCCTTGGCTAACTCCTATGGACGTCTGGTCTCTGAGCTCAAACGCCAGATAGAGACG GAGGCGCAGAATAAGGTCTTCCTGGCACAGCGCGCTGTGGCACTGAGCTCGGCCACCGGGGCTCTTCGACCTCCCTAG
- the TMC4 gene encoding transmembrane channel-like protein 4 isoform X1, protein MSLPYLRLTAPSWPLETETVSPAAMEERPTWEPEAWGSPGGWLAPREARAGPSLSSVLNELPSAATLRYRGPGVLPWGASEEEEEDGERRLQTMAEAAQQELEEPVPSRELPWPMQARRTHRKSHTRDQVAQGSGSRASNCALKFRRMKEKTKEGLHTLQPWAWTLKRIGGQFGAGTESYFSLLRFLLLLNVLASVIKACMTLLPTWLEGTLPGPPGSDTSSPCGFYNPSPQGLVTFPTHLLNLLSGEGFLEWSPLFYGFYPPRAHLAVTYLCSVFVIGLLYLLLILHRSVSGLKQTLLAESGALTSYSHRVFTAWDFGLCGDVHVRLRQRNILYELQVELEEAVVRRQAAARTLGQQARVWSVRILLNLLVIALLGAAFYGIYWATGATVELQETPSVQQMPLLKLLVDYLPSIFISGVNFLLPPVFKLIALLEGYTRSHQIAFILLRTVFLRLASLLVLLFSLWNQITCGGKAEAEECKTCGYNYKELPCWETRLGQEMYKLLLFDLLTGVAVMLLIQFPRKLLCGLCPGVLGRVVGTQEFQVPDEVLGLIYAQTVVWVGSFFCPLLPLLNTAKFLLLFYFKKFTLFSTCSPASRTFRASTANFFFPLVLLLALAISAVPVLYSIFLIPPSKLCGPFQGQSSIWAQIPESISNLPQTVQNFLFFLGTQAFAVPLLLISSILMAYTLALANSYGRLVSELKRQIETEAQNKVFLAQRAVALSSATGALRPP, encoded by the exons ATGTCCCTTCCTTACCTGCGGCTGACCGCGCCCAGCTGGCCGCTGGAGACGGAAACAGTTTCACCTGCGGCCATGGAAGAGCGCCCGACATGGGAACCGGAGGCCTGGGGCTCCCCTGGAGGGTGGCTGGCACCCCGGGAGGCCAGAGCAG GCCCATCGCTCTCCTCTGTGCTGAATGAGCTCCCCAGTGCTGCAACCCTTCGGTACCGGGGCCCTGGGGTTCTTCCGTGGGGGGCAtcggaggaggaggaagaagatggagagaggagaCTCCAGACCATGGCAGAAGCCGCccagcaggagctggaggagccCGTCCCCTCCCGGGAGCTGCCATGGCCCATGCAGGCCCGCCGGACACACAG GAAGAGCCATACCAGGGACCAAGTGGCTCAGGGATCGGGTTCCAGAGCCTCAAATTGCGCCCTGAAGTTCCGGAGGATGAAGGAGAAGACGAAGGAAGGCCTGCACACCTTGCAACCCTGGGCGTGGACACTGAAGAGAATTGGGG GCCAGTTTGGTGCCGGCACCGAGTCCTACTTCTCCTTGCTGCGTTTCCTGCTGCTTCTCAACGTGCTGGCGTCTGTAATTAAGGCCTGTATGACACTGCTGCCCACCTGGCTGGAAGGGACCCTCCCGGGTCCCCCTGGCTCTGACACCTCCTCGCCCTGTGGCTTCTACAACCCCAGCCCCCAAGGCCTAGTCACCTTCCCCACCCATCTCCTCAACTTGCTGTCAGGAGAG GGTTTTCTAGAATGGTCTCCCCTCTTCTATGGGTTCTACCCACCCCGCGCACACCTGGCAGTCACCTATCTGTGCTCTGTCTTTGTCATTGGCCTCCTGTATCTGCTGCTCATCCTCCATCG CTCCGTGTCAGGACTGAAACAGACGCTGTTGGCTGAGTCGGGGGCCCTGACCAGCTACAGCCATCGGGTGTTCACCGCCTGGGACTTCGGCCTCTGTGGGGATGTCCACGTGCGGCTGCGCCAGCGCAACATCCTGTATGAGCTGCAG GTGGAGCTGGAGGAAGCTGTGGTGCGGCGCCAGGCTGCAGCGCGGACCCTGGGCCAGCAAGCCAGGGTGTGGTCGGTGCGGATCCTGCTCAATCTGCTGGTGATTGCACTCCTGGGAGCGGCCTTCTACGGAATCTACTGGGCTACAGGGGCCACCGTGGAGCTTCAG GAGACGCCCTCTGTCCAGCAGATGCCACTGCTAAAGCTCCTGGTGGATTACCTTCCATCCATCTTCATCTCTGGGGTTAACTTCTTGCTGCCACCTGTGTTCAAGCTCATCGCCCTGCTGGAGGGCTACACCAGGAGCCACCAGATTGCTTTTATCCTGCTCAG GACCGTGTTTCTCCGCCTGGCATCCCTGCTAgtcctgctcttctccctctggaATCAGATCACTTGTGGGGGCAAGGCTGAGGCTGAAGAGTGTAAGACCTGTGGCTACAATTACAAGGAACTACCG TGCTGGGAGACCCGGCTGGGGCAGGAGATGTACAAACTCCTGCTCTTTGATCTGCTGACTGGCGTGGCTGTCATGCTGCTCATCCAGTTTCCTCGGAA gCTGCTCTGTGGCCTctgtcccggggtcctgggtcgCGTGGTAGGAACCCAGGAGTTCCAGGTACCCGACGAGGTGCTCGGGCTCATCTACGCACAGACGGTGGTCTGGGTAGGGAGTTTTTTCTGCCCTCTACTACCTCTGCTCAACACGGCCAAGTTCCTGTTACTTTTCTATTTCAAGAAG TTCACCCTTTTCTCCACCTGCTCCCCGGCCTCCCGCACCTTTCGGGCTTCCACAGCGAACTTCTTTTTCCCCTTGGTCCTTCTCCTGGCTCTGGCCATCTCCGCTGTTCCCGTGCTTTACAGCATCTTCCT GATCCCACCTTCTAAGCTGTGTGGTCCATTCCAAGGGCAGTCGTCTATCTGGGCCCAGATCCCTGAGTCTATTTCCAACCTCCCTCAGACCGTCcagaactttctctttttcctgggGACCCAGGCTTTTGCTGTGCCTCTTCTCTTAATCTCCAG CATCCTGATGGCATATACCCTGGCCTTGGCTAACTCCTATGGACGTCTGGTCTCTGAGCTCAAACGCCAGATAGAGACG GAGGCGCAGAATAAGGTCTTCCTGGCACAGCGCGCTGTGGCACTGAGCTCGGCCACCGGGGCTCTTCGACCTCCCTAG
- the MBOAT7 gene encoding lysophospholipid acyltransferase 7 isoform X1, which produces MSPEEWTYLVVLLISIPIGFLFKKAGPGLKRWGAAAVGLGLTLFTCGPHTLHSLITILGTWALIQAQPCSCHALALAWTFSYLLFFRALGLLGLPTPTPFTNAVQLLLTLKLVSLASEVQDLHLAQRKEMASGFSKGPSLGLLPDVPSLMETLSYSYCYVGIMTGPFFRYRTYLDWLEQPFPGAVPSLRPLLRRAWPAPLFGLLFLLSSHLFPLEAVREDAFYARPLPARLFYMIPVFFAFRMRFYVAWIAAECGCIAAGFGAYPVAAKARAGGGPTLQCPPPSSPEKAASLEYDYETIRNIDCYGTDFCVRVRDGMRYWNMTVQWWLAQYIYKSAPARSYVLRSAWTMLLSAYWHGLHPGYYLSFLTIPLCLSAEGCLESALRGRLSPGGQKAWDWVHWFLKMRAYDYMCMGFVLLSLGDTLRYWASVYFCVHIVAVAALLLGLALGGGSPGRRKTSPQAASLAPEKLREE; this is translated from the exons aTGTCGCCTGAAGAATGGACTTATCTAGTGGTGCTTCTCATCTCCATCCCCATCGGCTTCCTCTTTAAGAAAGCTG gacctgggctgaagagATGGGGGGCAGCAGCCGTGGGCCTGGGGCTCACCTTGTTCACCTGCGGCCCCCACACTTTGCATTCTCTGATCACCATCCTTGGGACCTGGGCCCTCATCCAGGCCCAGCCCTG CTCCTGCCACGCCCTCGCCCTGGCCTGGACCTTCTCGTACCTGCTGTTCTTCCGTGCGCTCGGCCTGctgggcctccccacccccacacccttcACCAATGCGGTTCAGCTGCTGCTCACACTCAAG CTGGTGAGCCTGGCCAGTGAAGTACAGGACCTGCACTTGGCCCAGAGGAAGGAAATGGCCTCAGGTTTCAGCAaggggcccagcctggggctcctgCCTGACGTCCCCTCCCTGATGGAGACACTCAGCTACAGCTACTGCTACGTAGGAATCATGACAG GCCCGTTCTTCCGCTACCGCACCTACCTGGATTGGCTGGAGCAGCCCTTCCCGGGAGCCGTGCCCAGCCTGCGGCCCCTCCTGCGCCGAGCCTGGCCGGCCCCCCTCTTCGGGCTGCTATTCCTGCTGTCCTCACACCTCTTCCCGCTGGAGGCCGTGCGCGAGGACGCCTTCTACGCCCGCCCGCTGCCCGCCCGCCTCTTCTACATGATTCCCGTCTTCTTCGCCTTCCGCATGCGCTTCTACGTGGCCTGGATTGCCGCTGAGTGCGGCTGCATTGCTGCCGGCTTCGGGGCCTACCCTGTGGCCGCCAaggcccgggccgggggcggccCCACCCTCCAATGCCCACCCCCCAGCAG tccggAGAAGGCGGCTTCCCTGGAGTACGACTATGAGACCATCCGCAACATCGACTGCTATGGCACTGACTTCTGCGTGCGGGTGCGGGATGGCATGCGGTACTGGAACATGACGGTGCAGTGGTGGCTGGCACAGTATATCTACAAGAGCGCACCTGCCCGCTCCTATGTTCTCAG GAGCGCCTGGACCATGTTGCTGAGCGCCTACTGGCACGGCCTGCACCCTGGCTACTACCTAAGCTTCCTGACCATCCCGCTGTGCCTGTCGGCTGAGGGCTGCCTGGAGTCAGCCCTGCGGGGGCGGCTCAGCCCCGGGGGCCAGAAGGCCTGGGACTGGGTGCACTGGTTCCTGAAGATGCGCGCCTACGATTACATGTGCATGGGCTTTGTGCTGCTGTCCCTGGGAGACACCCTCCGGTACTGGGCCTCTGTCTACTTCTGTGTCCACATCGTGGCTGTGGCCgccctgctgctggggctggccctgggtgggggcagccccggcCGCAGGAAGACGTCACCCCAGGCCGCCAGCCTCGCCCCAGAAAAACTCCGGGAGGAGTAG
- the TMC4 gene encoding transmembrane channel-like protein 4 isoform X3, with amino-acid sequence MSLPYLRLTAPSWPLETETVSPAAMEERPTWEPEAWGSPGGWLAPREARAGPSLSSVLNELPSAATLRYRGPGVLPWGASEEEEEDGERRLQTMAEAAQQELEEPVPSRELPWPMQARRTHRKSHTRDQVAQGSGSRASNCALKFRRMKEKTKEGLHTLQPWAWTLKRIGGQFGAGTESYFSLLRFLLLLNVLASVIKACMTLLPTWLEGTLPGPPGSDTSSPCGFYNPSPQGLVTFPTHLLNLLSGEGFLEWSPLFYGFYPPRAHLAVTYLCSVFVIGLLYLLLILHRSVSGLKQTLLAESGALTSYSHRVFTAWDFGLCGDVHVRLRQRNILYELQVELEEAVVRRQAAARTLGQQARVWSVRILLNLLVIALLGAAFYGIYWATGATVELQETPSVQQMPLLKLLVDYLPSIFISGVNFLLPPVFKLIALLEGYTRSHQIAFILLRTVFLRLASLLVLLFSLWNQITCGGKAEAEECKTCGYNYKELPCWETRLGQEMYKLLLFDLLTGVAVMLLIQFPRKLLCGLCPGVLGRVVGTQEFQVPDEVLGLIYAQTVVWVGSFFCPLLPLLNTAKFLLLFYFKKHPDGIYPGLG; translated from the exons ATGTCCCTTCCTTACCTGCGGCTGACCGCGCCCAGCTGGCCGCTGGAGACGGAAACAGTTTCACCTGCGGCCATGGAAGAGCGCCCGACATGGGAACCGGAGGCCTGGGGCTCCCCTGGAGGGTGGCTGGCACCCCGGGAGGCCAGAGCAG GCCCATCGCTCTCCTCTGTGCTGAATGAGCTCCCCAGTGCTGCAACCCTTCGGTACCGGGGCCCTGGGGTTCTTCCGTGGGGGGCAtcggaggaggaggaagaagatggagagaggagaCTCCAGACCATGGCAGAAGCCGCccagcaggagctggaggagccCGTCCCCTCCCGGGAGCTGCCATGGCCCATGCAGGCCCGCCGGACACACAG GAAGAGCCATACCAGGGACCAAGTGGCTCAGGGATCGGGTTCCAGAGCCTCAAATTGCGCCCTGAAGTTCCGGAGGATGAAGGAGAAGACGAAGGAAGGCCTGCACACCTTGCAACCCTGGGCGTGGACACTGAAGAGAATTGGGG GCCAGTTTGGTGCCGGCACCGAGTCCTACTTCTCCTTGCTGCGTTTCCTGCTGCTTCTCAACGTGCTGGCGTCTGTAATTAAGGCCTGTATGACACTGCTGCCCACCTGGCTGGAAGGGACCCTCCCGGGTCCCCCTGGCTCTGACACCTCCTCGCCCTGTGGCTTCTACAACCCCAGCCCCCAAGGCCTAGTCACCTTCCCCACCCATCTCCTCAACTTGCTGTCAGGAGAG GGTTTTCTAGAATGGTCTCCCCTCTTCTATGGGTTCTACCCACCCCGCGCACACCTGGCAGTCACCTATCTGTGCTCTGTCTTTGTCATTGGCCTCCTGTATCTGCTGCTCATCCTCCATCG CTCCGTGTCAGGACTGAAACAGACGCTGTTGGCTGAGTCGGGGGCCCTGACCAGCTACAGCCATCGGGTGTTCACCGCCTGGGACTTCGGCCTCTGTGGGGATGTCCACGTGCGGCTGCGCCAGCGCAACATCCTGTATGAGCTGCAG GTGGAGCTGGAGGAAGCTGTGGTGCGGCGCCAGGCTGCAGCGCGGACCCTGGGCCAGCAAGCCAGGGTGTGGTCGGTGCGGATCCTGCTCAATCTGCTGGTGATTGCACTCCTGGGAGCGGCCTTCTACGGAATCTACTGGGCTACAGGGGCCACCGTGGAGCTTCAG GAGACGCCCTCTGTCCAGCAGATGCCACTGCTAAAGCTCCTGGTGGATTACCTTCCATCCATCTTCATCTCTGGGGTTAACTTCTTGCTGCCACCTGTGTTCAAGCTCATCGCCCTGCTGGAGGGCTACACCAGGAGCCACCAGATTGCTTTTATCCTGCTCAG GACCGTGTTTCTCCGCCTGGCATCCCTGCTAgtcctgctcttctccctctggaATCAGATCACTTGTGGGGGCAAGGCTGAGGCTGAAGAGTGTAAGACCTGTGGCTACAATTACAAGGAACTACCG TGCTGGGAGACCCGGCTGGGGCAGGAGATGTACAAACTCCTGCTCTTTGATCTGCTGACTGGCGTGGCTGTCATGCTGCTCATCCAGTTTCCTCGGAA gCTGCTCTGTGGCCTctgtcccggggtcctgggtcgCGTGGTAGGAACCCAGGAGTTCCAGGTACCCGACGAGGTGCTCGGGCTCATCTACGCACAGACGGTGGTCTGGGTAGGGAGTTTTTTCTGCCCTCTACTACCTCTGCTCAACACGGCCAAGTTCCTGTTACTTTTCTATTTCAAGAAG CATCCTGATGGCATATACCCTGGCCTTGGCTAA